One stretch of Streptomyces hygroscopicus DNA includes these proteins:
- a CDS encoding ATP phosphoribosyltransferase, translating to MLRIAVPNKGSLSEPASAMLHEAGYRQRKDRRELVLVDAENEVEFFFLRPRDIAVYVGSGRLDIGITGRDLLLDSGSQAEEIMQLGFAGSTFRYATRPGTAKDVSEFGGMTVATSFAGLVTKHLADNGVDAAVVHLDGAVETAIQLGVAEIIADVVETGTTLRNAGLEIIGEPILESEAVVIRRTGDPSDDPKVQQFLRRMQGVLVARRYVMMDYDIRVEQVERAVALTPGLESPTVSPLHHEGWVAVRSMVPAKDAQRIMDELYDLGARAILTTGIHACRL from the coding sequence ATGCTGCGCATCGCCGTCCCCAACAAGGGTTCACTGTCCGAGCCTGCGTCGGCGATGCTCCATGAGGCGGGCTACCGGCAGCGCAAGGACCGCCGGGAGCTGGTCCTCGTCGACGCGGAGAACGAGGTGGAGTTCTTCTTCCTCCGCCCCCGCGACATCGCCGTGTACGTGGGCTCCGGCCGGCTCGACATCGGCATCACCGGCCGCGATCTGCTGCTGGATTCCGGCTCCCAGGCCGAGGAGATCATGCAGCTCGGCTTCGCCGGGTCCACCTTCCGCTACGCCACCCGCCCCGGCACGGCGAAGGACGTCAGCGAGTTCGGCGGGATGACCGTGGCCACCTCCTTCGCCGGACTGGTCACCAAGCACCTCGCCGACAACGGGGTGGACGCCGCCGTGGTCCACCTCGACGGGGCCGTCGAGACCGCCATCCAGCTCGGTGTCGCCGAGATCATCGCGGATGTGGTCGAGACCGGCACCACCCTGCGCAACGCCGGGCTGGAGATCATCGGCGAGCCCATCCTGGAGTCCGAGGCGGTCGTCATCCGCCGCACCGGCGACCCCAGCGACGACCCCAAGGTCCAGCAGTTCCTCCGCCGCATGCAGGGCGTCCTGGTCGCCCGGCGCTACGTGATGATGGACTACGACATCCGGGTGGAGCAGGTGGAGCGCGCCGTCGCGCTCACCCCGGGCCTGGAGTCGCCCACCGTCTCCCCGCTGCACCACGAGGGCTGGGTCGCGGTCCGCTCGATGGTCCCCGCCAAGGACGCCCAGCGGATCATGGACGAGCTCTACGACCTGGGGGCCCGGGCCATCCTCACCACGGGCATCCACGCCTGCCGCCTCTGA
- a CDS encoding phosphoribosyl-ATP pyrophosphatase has protein sequence MPKKTFEELFTELQQKAATADPATSRTAELVHSGVHAIGKKVVEEAAEVWMAAEYESDEATAEEISQLLYHLQVMMVAKGLTLDDVYAHL, from the coding sequence ATGCCCAAGAAGACGTTCGAGGAGCTCTTCACCGAGCTCCAGCAGAAGGCCGCCACGGCCGATCCCGCCACCTCCCGCACCGCCGAACTGGTCCACTCCGGTGTGCACGCCATCGGTAAGAAGGTCGTGGAGGAGGCCGCCGAGGTGTGGATGGCCGCCGAGTACGAAAGCGACGAGGCGACCGCCGAGGAGATCTCCCAGCTCCTGTACCACCTTCAGGTGATGATGGTCGCCAAGGGGCTGACCCTCGACGACGTCTACGCCCACCTCTGA
- a CDS encoding membrane protein codes for MSVVQLLFAALLVLVNGFFVGAEFALVSVRRSQIEPRAAEGSGRARTVLTGLENLPQMMAAAQFGITICSLTLGAVAEPTVAQLLEPVFHTVHLPEQLVHPLGYAIALAVVVCLHLLIGEMVPKNLAMAAPAKTALWLGPGLVGFARLCRPVTALLGACARLVLRLFRVEPKDEVEAVFTSEQLTHLVEDSRQAGLLDPGEHERLADALELGSRPITDVLLDPAGLVTVDPSVTPREIEELTVRTGYSRFPVRGPGGAFMGYLHVKDVLELEFPERAVPQRVWHPIETLRAELPLDDALTAMRRAASHLAAVADASGTVLGLVALEDVLEKLVGEVHDPSHRGGARDRVAGPRGEAASAALSKEERAMVG; via the coding sequence ATGAGTGTGGTACAGCTTCTCTTCGCCGCCCTGCTGGTCCTCGTCAACGGCTTCTTCGTGGGCGCCGAGTTCGCCCTGGTCTCGGTGCGCCGCAGCCAGATCGAACCGCGCGCGGCCGAGGGCTCCGGGCGCGCCCGTACGGTGCTGACGGGCCTGGAGAACCTGCCGCAGATGATGGCGGCCGCGCAGTTCGGCATCACCATCTGCTCGCTGACGCTCGGCGCGGTCGCCGAGCCGACCGTCGCCCAGCTCCTGGAGCCGGTCTTCCACACCGTCCATCTGCCCGAGCAGCTGGTGCACCCCCTCGGCTACGCCATCGCGCTCGCCGTGGTCGTCTGCCTCCATCTGCTCATCGGCGAGATGGTGCCGAAGAACCTGGCCATGGCGGCGCCGGCCAAGACCGCGCTGTGGCTCGGCCCCGGGCTGGTCGGCTTCGCGCGGCTGTGCCGGCCGGTCACCGCGCTGCTGGGGGCGTGCGCCCGGCTGGTGCTGCGGCTGTTCCGGGTGGAGCCCAAGGACGAGGTCGAGGCCGTCTTCACCAGTGAGCAGCTGACCCATCTGGTCGAGGACTCCCGGCAGGCCGGGCTGCTCGACCCCGGTGAGCACGAGCGGCTCGCGGACGCCCTGGAGCTGGGCAGCCGCCCGATCACCGACGTCCTCCTGGACCCGGCGGGCCTGGTCACCGTCGACCCCTCGGTCACCCCCCGGGAGATCGAGGAGCTGACCGTGCGCACCGGCTACTCGCGCTTTCCGGTGCGCGGCCCCGGCGGCGCCTTCATGGGCTATCTGCATGTGAAGGACGTCCTGGAGCTGGAGTTCCCGGAGCGGGCGGTGCCGCAGCGGGTCTGGCATCCGATCGAGACGCTCCGGGCGGAGCTGCCGCTGGACGACGCCCTGACCGCGATGCGCCGGGCCGCCTCCCATCTGGCGGCCGTCGCCGACGCGTCCGGCACGGTGCTGGGGCTGGTCGCCCTGGAGGACGTCCTGGAGAAGCTGGTCGGCGAGGTCCATGACCCGTCCCACCGCGGCGGGGCCCGGGACCGGGTGGCCGGGCCCAGGGGCGAGGCGGCGTCCGCCGCACTGTCCAAGGAGGAGCGGGCGATGGTTGGCTGA
- a CDS encoding 6,7-dimethyl-8-ribityllumazine synthase — MSGKGAPELSVKNCGDLRVAVIAAQWHEKVMDGLLDGALRALGELGIDEPTVLRVPGSFELPVVAKVLADRGYDAIVALGVVIRGGTPHFDYVCQGVTQGLTQVSVDTGVPIGFGVLTCDTEEQALDRAGIAGSSEDKGHEAVTAAVATATTLRSVAEPWR; from the coding sequence GTGAGCGGTAAGGGCGCCCCCGAACTGTCCGTGAAGAACTGCGGGGACCTGCGCGTCGCCGTCATCGCCGCACAGTGGCACGAGAAGGTGATGGACGGGCTGCTCGACGGCGCCCTGCGCGCCCTCGGAGAGCTGGGCATCGACGAGCCCACCGTGCTGCGGGTGCCGGGCAGCTTCGAGCTGCCGGTGGTCGCGAAGGTGCTCGCGGACCGCGGCTATGACGCGATCGTGGCCCTGGGCGTCGTCATCCGCGGCGGCACCCCGCACTTCGACTATGTGTGCCAGGGCGTCACCCAGGGGCTGACCCAGGTCAGCGTGGACACCGGCGTTCCCATCGGCTTCGGCGTGCTGACCTGCGACACCGAGGAGCAGGCCCTGGACCGGGCCGGGATCGCGGGCTCCAGCGAGGACAAGGGCCATGAGGCGGTCACCGCGGCCGTCGCCACCGCCACCACCCTGCGCTCGGTCGCCGAACCCTGGCGCTGA
- a CDS encoding membrane protein: MSAAAPPPALPVTFRPTRTRAVLMTVGVAVLVVLTVVALLLERLGPGERASFIITGLLFFGVLTLLSRPKVVAEEDGVTVVNLTTKRRLEWAEVLRVNLRPGDPWVYLDLADGTSLPAMGIQPGIAKARAISDARALRALAEQHGTGRAMD; encoded by the coding sequence GTGTCCGCCGCCGCGCCCCCGCCCGCCCTGCCCGTCACCTTCCGGCCGACCAGGACCCGGGCCGTCCTGATGACCGTCGGCGTCGCCGTCCTGGTCGTCCTCACGGTGGTCGCCCTGCTGCTGGAGCGGCTGGGGCCGGGGGAGAGGGCCAGCTTCATCATCACCGGGCTGCTGTTCTTCGGGGTGCTGACGCTGCTCAGCCGCCCCAAGGTGGTGGCCGAGGAGGACGGCGTGACCGTCGTCAACCTCACCACCAAGCGGCGGCTGGAGTGGGCGGAGGTGCTCCGGGTCAATCTGCGCCCCGGCGACCCGTGGGTCTATCTGGACCTCGCCGACGGCACCAGCCTGCCCGCGATGGGCATCCAGCCGGGCATCGCCAAGGCGCGGGCCATCAGCGACGCGCGGGCCCTGCGCGCCCTCGCCGAGCAACACGGCACGGGCCGTGCCATGGACTGA
- a CDS encoding membrane protein yields MSTTLSLLLLCAALVLILANGFFVAAEFGLVTVERPDAERAADEGDKRARTVVEALRELSFQLSGTQLGITITSLIVGMLAEPALGHLLTAPLEAVGLPHGAVSGVAVVLGMLLASAVQMVIGELVPKNWAVSRPLQVARFVAGPQYAFARFFRPVIALLNTVANRLVRALGVEPTEELASARTPGELVSLARHSARAGAIEQDTADLFVRTLSLGELTTQHVMTPRVRVSALHSSATAVDVLNLTRATGLSRFPVYRHRLDEVIGMVHLKDALAVPAGDRLRTSVSRIAQPPLLVPETLPVQPLLERLRSEQPIAVVVDEYGGTAGVVTLEDIVEELVGEVRDEHDDEAAETPDLVQALTEDGRTAWDADGGCRVDALRRIGLDAPDGPYETVAGLVADLLARIPVPGDTAELPGWKLAVRQVGHHRAELVRIVRTKPGTPLKVTAGAAAGEGTGR; encoded by the coding sequence ATGAGCACCACCCTGTCCCTCCTGCTGCTCTGTGCGGCACTTGTCCTGATCCTCGCCAACGGCTTCTTCGTGGCCGCCGAGTTCGGCCTGGTCACCGTCGAGCGGCCGGACGCCGAGCGAGCGGCCGACGAGGGCGACAAGCGCGCCCGTACCGTCGTCGAGGCGCTGCGCGAGCTGTCCTTCCAGCTCTCCGGCACCCAGCTCGGCATCACCATCACCTCGCTGATCGTCGGCATGCTCGCCGAGCCCGCGCTCGGCCATCTGCTGACCGCGCCGCTGGAGGCGGTCGGACTGCCGCACGGCGCCGTCTCCGGTGTCGCCGTCGTCCTCGGCATGCTGCTGGCCTCCGCGGTCCAGATGGTCATCGGTGAGCTGGTGCCCAAGAACTGGGCGGTCTCCCGGCCGCTGCAGGTCGCGCGCTTCGTCGCGGGCCCGCAGTACGCCTTCGCCCGCTTCTTCCGGCCCGTGATCGCCCTGCTCAACACCGTGGCCAACCGGCTGGTGCGGGCGCTTGGCGTCGAGCCCACCGAGGAGCTGGCCTCCGCCCGCACCCCCGGTGAGCTGGTCTCACTCGCCCGCCATTCGGCGCGGGCCGGCGCGATCGAGCAGGACACGGCGGATCTGTTCGTCCGCACCCTGTCCCTGGGCGAGCTGACCACCCAGCATGTGATGACCCCGCGGGTGCGGGTCAGCGCGCTGCACTCCTCGGCGACCGCCGTGGATGTGCTCAACCTCACCCGGGCCACCGGGCTGTCCCGCTTCCCCGTCTACCGCCACCGGCTGGACGAGGTCATCGGGATGGTGCACCTCAAGGACGCCCTCGCGGTGCCCGCGGGGGACCGGCTGCGCACATCCGTCAGCCGGATCGCCCAGCCGCCGCTGCTGGTTCCCGAGACGCTGCCGGTCCAGCCGCTGCTGGAGCGGCTGCGCAGCGAACAGCCGATAGCCGTGGTCGTCGACGAATACGGCGGCACGGCCGGTGTGGTCACCCTGGAGGACATCGTCGAGGAGCTGGTCGGCGAGGTGCGCGACGAGCACGACGACGAGGCCGCGGAGACCCCGGACCTGGTGCAGGCCCTCACCGAGGACGGCCGCACCGCGTGGGACGCCGACGGCGGTTGCCGCGTCGACGCCCTGCGCCGGATCGGCCTCGACGCGCCCGACGGGCCGTACGAGACCGTGGCCGGGCTGGTGGCCGATCTGCTGGCGCGGATCCCCGTCCCCGGCGACACCGCCGAGCTGCCCGGCTGGAAACTGGCCGTCCGGCAGGTCGGCCATCACCGGGCGGAGCTGGTGCGCATCGTCCGTACGAAGCCGGGTACGCCGCTGAAGGTGACTGCCGGCGCCGCGGCCGGGGAGGGGACCGGACGATGA
- a CDS encoding 3,4-dihydroxy-2-butanone 4-phosphate synthase — protein sequence MSEAYAVSDPHPSGPAAPLRAAHWPDELALDPIERAIADIAAGRPVVVVDDEDRENEGDLVAAAEMITPEIVAFMMNECRGLICAPMESADLDRLRLPQMVEENTESMRTAFTVSVDATAEHGVSTGISAADRATTLRLLADPGTVPGDLVRPGHIFPLRARPGGVLARDGHTEAGVDLARLAGLRPAAVICEIAGEDGVMLRLPDLVAFARKHDLAIVSIADLIAYRKPAEPLVRREAETRLPTAFGDFRAFGYRASDGVEHIALVQGEIGDGEDVLVRVHSECLTGDVFHSLRCDCGPQLHAALERVTAEGRGIVLYLRGHEGRGIGLLSKLRAYELQELGRDTLDANLELGLPADARDYAAGAEILADLGVRSLRLMTNNPDKTTGLVRHGLRVTGREPMPVQAGEHNLRYLRTKRDRMGHDLPWLDGDRAEPVSACGNQ from the coding sequence ATGAGCGAGGCATACGCGGTCAGCGACCCGCATCCGAGTGGCCCGGCCGCTCCCCTGCGAGCCGCGCACTGGCCCGACGAACTGGCCCTGGACCCCATCGAGCGGGCCATCGCCGACATCGCCGCGGGCCGCCCCGTCGTCGTCGTGGACGACGAGGACCGGGAGAACGAGGGCGACCTCGTCGCCGCCGCCGAGATGATCACCCCGGAGATCGTCGCGTTCATGATGAACGAGTGCCGGGGACTCATCTGCGCGCCCATGGAGAGCGCCGACCTCGACCGGCTCCGGCTTCCCCAGATGGTCGAAGAGAACACCGAGTCCATGCGGACCGCCTTCACCGTCTCGGTCGACGCCACCGCCGAACACGGCGTCAGCACCGGGATCTCCGCCGCCGACCGGGCCACCACCCTGCGGCTGCTGGCCGACCCGGGCACCGTCCCCGGCGACCTCGTGCGCCCCGGCCATATCTTCCCGCTGCGCGCCCGCCCCGGCGGTGTGCTCGCCCGCGACGGCCACACCGAGGCCGGGGTCGACCTGGCCCGGCTCGCCGGACTGCGCCCGGCGGCCGTGATCTGCGAGATCGCGGGGGAGGACGGCGTGATGCTGCGCCTGCCCGACCTGGTCGCGTTCGCCCGCAAGCACGACCTGGCGATCGTCTCCATCGCCGATCTGATCGCGTACCGCAAGCCCGCCGAGCCGCTGGTGCGGCGCGAGGCCGAGACCCGGCTGCCCACCGCCTTCGGCGACTTCCGGGCGTTCGGCTACCGCGCGTCCGACGGCGTGGAGCACATCGCGCTGGTCCAGGGCGAGATCGGGGACGGTGAGGACGTGCTGGTCCGCGTCCACTCCGAATGCCTCACCGGCGATGTCTTCCACTCGCTGCGCTGCGACTGCGGCCCCCAGCTGCACGCCGCGCTGGAGCGGGTCACCGCCGAGGGCCGTGGCATCGTCCTGTATCTGCGCGGCCACGAGGGGCGCGGCATCGGACTGCTGTCCAAGCTGCGCGCGTACGAACTGCAGGAGCTGGGCCGGGACACCCTGGACGCCAATCTGGAGCTCGGCCTGCCCGCCGACGCGCGGGACTACGCCGCGGGCGCGGAGATCCTCGCCGATCTCGGCGTGCGCTCGCTGCGGCTGATGACCAACAACCCGGACAAGACCACGGGGCTGGTCCGGCACGGGCTGCGGGTCACCGGCCGGGAGCCGATGCCCGTCCAGGCCGGCGAGCACAATCTCCGCTACCTGCGGACGAAGCGGGACCGGATGGGGCACGACCTGCCCTGGCTGGACGGCGACCGCGCCGAGCCCGTTTCCGCCTGCGGCAACCAGTGA
- a CDS encoding CbxX/CfqX encodes MDFGRQGSHAPADLAWLRAVDAYTMGAYAQAEEEFRAATRLDPGMADAWLGLHALRADTAAALLRMYRHRDRFGEQRARHRRTLNSWYWLGWWVQPVLETSRDLLLAHASHWLDGRHVPELDRALAGCPPVEADPQARFLHACRAYLVKDWEQLVRHTEPLLDDPFLGIEAGLFAGMARVRLEMYSQAEPLLAAALMRCRSEQPQRKELRYWLARAHEGTGRSAAALPLYRAVHRIDSTFMDTSARLAAIAESDGLDEPADLAAVSLAGAGGQDATDGRDTTADPADTLPADGRDPRAAAEGPEGPPLIGPAVVGAGGTRARAGLPSQPGPSDPVLLESALQELERMVGLEPVKRQVRALSAQLHMARLRAGQGLPVQPPKRHFVFSGPSGTGKTTVARILGRVFYALGLLGGDHLVEAGRADLVGEYLGQTAVKANELIDSALGGVLFVDEAYSLSNSGYSKGDAYGDEALQVLLKRAEDNRDRLVVILAGYPEGMDRLLAANPGLGSRFTTRVDFPSYRPLELTRIGEVLAAENGDVWDEEAVEELRSISGHVVDQSWIDELGNGRFLRTLYEKSCAYRDLRLSGWSGTPTRDDLATLRLPDLMQAYGEVLSGRGPMYRDPQDPPLG; translated from the coding sequence ATGGATTTCGGCAGGCAAGGTTCGCACGCCCCGGCCGACCTCGCCTGGCTGCGAGCCGTCGACGCCTACACGATGGGCGCGTACGCACAGGCCGAGGAGGAGTTCCGGGCCGCCACGCGACTCGACCCCGGAATGGCCGACGCCTGGCTCGGACTGCACGCGCTGCGGGCCGACACCGCGGCCGCGCTGCTGCGGATGTACCGGCACCGCGACCGCTTCGGCGAGCAGCGCGCCCGCCACCGCCGCACCCTCAACTCCTGGTATTGGCTTGGCTGGTGGGTCCAGCCGGTGCTGGAGACCAGCCGGGACCTGCTGCTCGCCCACGCCTCGCACTGGCTCGACGGCCGCCATGTGCCCGAGCTGGACCGGGCGCTGGCCGGCTGCCCGCCGGTGGAGGCCGATCCGCAGGCCCGCTTTCTGCACGCCTGCCGCGCCTATCTGGTCAAGGACTGGGAGCAGCTCGTGCGCCACACCGAGCCGCTGCTGGACGATCCGTTCCTCGGCATCGAGGCGGGTCTGTTCGCCGGGATGGCGCGGGTCCGGCTGGAGATGTACAGCCAGGCCGAGCCGCTGCTCGCCGCCGCCTTAATGCGCTGTCGCAGCGAACAGCCCCAGCGCAAGGAGCTGCGCTACTGGCTCGCCCGCGCACATGAGGGCACCGGGCGCAGCGCCGCCGCGCTCCCCCTCTACCGCGCGGTGCACCGCATCGACTCCACCTTCATGGACACCTCGGCGCGGCTCGCGGCGATAGCCGAGTCCGACGGGCTGGACGAGCCCGCGGATCTGGCCGCCGTCTCGCTGGCCGGGGCCGGTGGCCAGGACGCCACGGACGGCCGGGACACCACCGCCGACCCCGCCGATACGCTGCCCGCCGACGGCCGCGATCCGCGGGCCGCGGCCGAGGGGCCCGAGGGCCCGCCGCTGATCGGCCCCGCCGTGGTCGGCGCGGGCGGCACCCGCGCCCGGGCCGGTCTGCCCTCCCAGCCCGGCCCCTCGGATCCGGTGCTGCTGGAGAGCGCGCTGCAGGAGCTGGAGCGCATGGTCGGCCTGGAGCCGGTCAAGCGGCAGGTGCGGGCGCTGTCGGCGCAGCTCCACATGGCGCGGCTGCGCGCCGGCCAGGGACTGCCGGTCCAGCCGCCCAAGCGGCACTTCGTCTTCTCCGGCCCCTCCGGCACCGGCAAGACCACCGTGGCCCGCATCCTCGGCCGGGTCTTCTACGCCCTCGGGCTGCTCGGCGGCGACCATCTGGTGGAGGCCGGGCGCGCCGATCTGGTCGGCGAATACCTGGGGCAGACGGCGGTGAAGGCCAATGAGCTGATCGACTCGGCGCTCGGCGGAGTGCTCTTCGTCGACGAGGCGTACTCCCTGTCCAACTCGGGCTACAGCAAGGGCGACGCGTACGGCGACGAGGCGCTTCAGGTGCTGCTCAAGCGCGCCGAGGACAACCGCGACCGGCTCGTGGTGATCCTCGCCGGCTACCCCGAGGGCATGGACCGGCTGCTGGCCGCCAACCCCGGCCTCGGCTCCCGCTTCACCACCCGCGTCGACTTCCCCAGCTACCGCCCGCTGGAGCTCACCCGCATCGGTGAGGTGCTGGCGGCGGAGAACGGGGATGTGTGGGACGAGGAGGCCGTGGAGGAACTGCGCAGCATCAGCGGCCATGTGGTGGACCAGAGCTGGATCGACGAGCTGGGCAACGGCCGGTTCCTTCGCACGCTGTACGAGAAGAGCTGCGCCTACCGGGATCTGCGGCTCTCCGGCTGGAGCGGCACGCCGACCCGCGACGACCTGGCCACGCTGCGGCTGCCGGATCTGATGCAGGCGTACGGGGAGGTCCTGTCGGGTCGCGGTCCCATGTACCGCGACCCCCAGGACCCGCCGCTGGGGTAG
- a CDS encoding riboflavin synthase subunit alpha, giving the protein MFTGIVEELGEIVAIEHLGDASRFQVRGPVVTEGAKHGDSIAVNGVCLTVVDLIEDPEGTRFSADVMAETLDRSSLGALDIGSRVNLERPMALGGRLGGHIVQGHVDGTGAIVDRKLSEHWEIVKISLPAELSRYVVEKGSITVDGISLTVVDAGPDYFTVSLIPTTLALTTLGVKQAGDPVNLEVDVLAKYVERLLGRDNGQQNNGPQGTGLLDNGMRNNGTQDEEATA; this is encoded by the coding sequence GTGTTCACCGGAATTGTCGAAGAACTGGGTGAGATCGTCGCCATCGAGCACCTGGGCGACGCGTCCCGCTTCCAGGTGCGCGGCCCCGTCGTCACCGAGGGGGCGAAGCACGGCGACTCCATCGCCGTCAACGGCGTCTGTCTCACCGTCGTCGACCTCATCGAGGACCCGGAGGGCACCCGGTTCAGCGCCGACGTCATGGCCGAGACCCTGGACCGCTCCAGCCTCGGCGCGCTCGACATCGGCTCCCGGGTCAACCTGGAGCGCCCCATGGCGCTGGGCGGACGGCTCGGCGGCCACATCGTGCAGGGCCATGTGGACGGCACCGGCGCCATCGTGGACCGCAAGCTCTCCGAGCACTGGGAGATCGTGAAGATCTCGCTGCCCGCCGAGCTGAGCCGCTATGTCGTCGAGAAGGGCTCCATCACGGTCGACGGCATCAGCCTGACCGTCGTCGACGCGGGCCCCGACTACTTCACCGTCAGCCTCATCCCGACGACCCTCGCGCTCACCACGCTCGGCGTCAAACAGGCCGGGGACCCGGTCAACCTCGAGGTGGATGTGCTCGCCAAGTACGTCGAACGGCTGCTGGGACGGGACAACGGCCAGCAGAACAACGGCCCGCAGGGCACCGGCTTGCTGGACAACGGCATGCGGAACAACGGCACGCAGGACGAGGAGGCCACAGCATGA
- a CDS encoding DeoR family transcriptional regulator: MATAAEAQAMRHAVALAARGLGHTSPNPVVGCVILDAGGRVVGEGWHQRAGGPHAEVHALRAAGERARGGTALVTLEPCDHTGRTGPCSQALIAAGIARVHYAVGDPTAQARGGAATLAAAGVEVDAGLLAEEAEAVNEPWLTAMRRGRPFVLWKFAATLDGRSAAADGTSRWITSPESRADVHRLRAAADAVVVGSGTLRADDPHLAVRDREGVTQPLRVVVDTAATIKPGARVLDDAAPTLLAVAEDASTAHLPRRPGVETVRLPRADGGLAIPALLAELHGRGVRSVLLEGGPTLAGAFLAAGAVDKVVGYLAPVLLGAGPAALADAGITTIAQALRLETADVTRLGPDLRVTAVPVAPAPLAEEN, translated from the coding sequence GTGGCCACCGCAGCCGAAGCCCAAGCGATGCGCCATGCCGTCGCGCTCGCCGCCCGCGGCCTCGGCCACACCAGCCCCAACCCCGTCGTCGGCTGCGTCATCCTCGACGCCGGCGGCCGCGTCGTCGGCGAGGGCTGGCACCAGCGGGCCGGTGGTCCGCATGCCGAGGTCCACGCGCTGCGCGCGGCGGGGGAGCGGGCCCGTGGCGGCACCGCCCTCGTCACCCTCGAACCGTGTGACCACACCGGCCGCACCGGCCCCTGCTCCCAGGCCCTGATCGCCGCCGGGATCGCCCGCGTCCATTACGCCGTCGGCGATCCCACCGCACAGGCCCGGGGCGGCGCCGCGACCCTCGCCGCCGCCGGGGTGGAGGTCGATGCCGGGCTGCTGGCCGAGGAGGCCGAGGCGGTCAACGAGCCCTGGCTGACCGCGATGCGCCGCGGCCGCCCCTTCGTACTGTGGAAGTTCGCCGCGACCCTGGACGGCCGCAGCGCCGCCGCCGACGGCACCAGCCGGTGGATCACCTCCCCCGAGTCCCGCGCCGATGTGCACCGGTTGCGCGCGGCGGCCGACGCCGTCGTCGTCGGCTCCGGCACCCTGCGCGCCGACGACCCCCACCTGGCCGTACGGGACCGGGAGGGTGTCACCCAGCCGCTGCGGGTCGTCGTGGACACGGCCGCGACCATCAAGCCCGGCGCCCGGGTCCTGGACGACGCCGCGCCCACGCTGCTCGCCGTCGCCGAGGACGCCAGTACCGCCCATCTGCCCCGGCGGCCGGGCGTGGAGACCGTAAGGCTGCCACGCGCGGACGGCGGCCTCGCGATCCCCGCCCTCCTCGCCGAGCTGCACGGCCGCGGGGTGCGCTCCGTCCTGCTGGAGGGCGGGCCCACCCTCGCCGGCGCGTTCCTCGCCGCGGGCGCCGTCGACAAGGTCGTCGGCTATCTCGCTCCCGTCCTGCTCGGCGCGGGCCCCGCCGCCCTCGCCGACGCCGGAATCACCACCATCGCGCAGGCGTTGCGCCTCGAGACGGCCGACGTCACCCGGCTCGGCCCCGATCTGCGCGTCACCGCCGTTCCCGTCGCCCCCGCCCCCCTCGCCGAGGAGAACTGA